From the genome of Candidatus Rhodoluna planktonica:
GTCGAAGATTTAGCCAAGCAATTGGTGAACCAAGATAAGGAATCAAATTAATGCAGATTGTTTTGAATGAGCCGCTGTCGCAGCTTTCTTTGCTATTCATCTACATTTCGATGGCGTTTTACACCGCGGCATTCCTAGTCTTTGCCACCCACCTTTCAAAGTTGGCATCAGAAAAAGTCGATGTTCGGGGCGGGGCAACCAAGCTAGAGAAAATCGGCAATGTGGTTTTGATTCTGGCTGCTGCCGTGCACTTCGTGGGTGTGCTTTTGCGCGGTATCGCGGCTGCTCGTGTGCCTTGGGCAAACATGTACGAATTCACAATCACCGGAACTTTTATCGTGGTTTTGATTTACATCACCGCTCTAAAAATCAAAGAAATCCGCTTCATTTCGACATTTATCAGCGGTTTTGTGCTCTTGGTTTTGGGTATCGCCACTTCGGTTTTCTACGTTGAAGTTAAGTCTTTGATGCCGGCACTGCAGAGCTACTGGCTGGTTATTCACGTAATCGTGGCTGTTTTGGCCACCGCCTTTTTCAACATCGGAGCGGGCCTTTCTATCGGTTACCTGTTCCGCGAGGCTAAGTGGCTAAAGACCGGAAAAACTAAAGGCATTGCAGCTACCCGCCGCGTTCTTGATTTGTTTCCAACCAGC
Proteins encoded in this window:
- the ccsB gene encoding c-type cytochrome biogenesis protein CcsB — translated: MQIVLNEPLSQLSLLFIYISMAFYTAAFLVFATHLSKLASEKVDVRGGATKLEKIGNVVLILAAAVHFVGVLLRGIAAARVPWANMYEFTITGTFIVVLIYITALKIKEIRFISTFISGFVLLVLGIATSVFYVEVKSLMPALQSYWLVIHVIVAVLATAFFNIGAGLSIGYLFREAKWLKTGKTKGIAATRRVLDLFPTSEKLEKLAYRFNIIGFILWSFTLIAGAIWAERAWHRYWGWDTKEVWTFIIWVLYAGYLHANATRGWTGKRSAWLSLVGFAAVIFNFTIVNLFFKGLHVYSGL